The Leptospira sp. WS39.C2 genome contains a region encoding:
- a CDS encoding YcxB family protein, translating into MELEYTLTEEDILNFNIYHSDNSPTTKKNILIGRTIVPIILIAFIFLLGFPNDKNFFIGISIIYLPILSIWLIFYPKYIRYSIKKNVKALLAEDLNTGMIGYQKLIITETEFIQITEFSNTQRFKEFITKIEESSEYIYLYLSSITTLIIPKSVLWNNKINKENLYKLLDNKKLTKSNMP; encoded by the coding sequence ATGGAATTAGAATACACATTAACAGAAGAAGACATTTTAAACTTCAATATTTATCACTCAGACAATTCTCCTACAACGAAAAAAAATATACTGATTGGAAGAACAATTGTACCAATTATATTGATCGCTTTTATTTTTTTATTAGGATTTCCAAATGATAAAAACTTTTTTATCGGCATCAGTATAATCTATTTACCCATTTTATCAATTTGGTTAATTTTCTATCCTAAATATATTCGATATTCTATTAAAAAGAATGTAAAAGCACTACTTGCAGAAGATTTAAACACTGGGATGATAGGATATCAAAAATTGATAATTACAGAAACTGAATTCATACAAATCACGGAATTCAGCAACACCCAACGTTTTAAAGAATTTATAACAAAAATCGAAGAAAGTAGTGAATATATTTACTTATACCTATCTTCTATCACAACATTAATAATACCTAAATCAGTACTCTGGAATAATAAAATTAATAAAGAAAATCTATATAAACTATTAGATAATAAAAAATTAACAAAAAGCAATATGCCGTAG
- a CDS encoding type II toxin-antitoxin system Phd/YefM family antitoxin, producing the protein MKSVGIRDLKNNLSKYLHLVKSGETIVITEHEQVIAEIKKPAEFLKDSNKRVLLYLEEQSKIGKIKLAKRNGSQIESIIKEFNHKMPKLDWENIYDQARSDRF; encoded by the coding sequence ATGAAATCAGTAGGAATACGTGATCTAAAGAATAATCTTAGCAAATATTTACATTTGGTAAAGTCTGGAGAAACAATTGTAATTACTGAACATGAGCAAGTAATTGCAGAAATTAAAAAACCAGCAGAATTTCTAAAAGATTCTAATAAAAGGGTACTTCTATATTTAGAAGAACAAAGTAAAATCGGAAAGATCAAACTAGCTAAAAGAAATGGTTCACAAATTGAATCAATAATCAAAGAGTTTAATCATAAAATGCCCAAACTAGATTGGGAAAATATTTACGATCAAGCTAGATCCGATCGTTTTTAA
- a CDS encoding PIN domain-containing protein, with the protein MIVYIDSSILLSIIFQEESLPNSIEIWKKSKLRVSSILLEAECKISIKRTYLHNKKKVSPTWKDSKLNELQKLIDEISLKNIDSSTIENIDKEETLAGCRTLDALHLATALEFQNEIGEDFYIFSYDKDFNKVATELGLNTL; encoded by the coding sequence ATGATTGTTTATATCGACTCAAGCATTCTCTTATCAATCATTTTCCAAGAAGAATCACTTCCAAATTCTATTGAAATTTGGAAAAAATCTAAATTAAGAGTAAGTTCCATATTACTTGAAGCTGAGTGTAAAATAAGCATCAAACGAACTTATCTGCATAATAAAAAAAAAGTAAGTCCAACTTGGAAGGACAGTAAACTAAACGAACTACAGAAATTGATCGATGAAATAAGCTTAAAAAATATAGATTCTTCTACAATAGAAAATATTGATAAAGAGGAAACACTTGCTGGCTGCAGAACATTAGATGCTTTACATTTAGCAACTGCATTAGAATTTCAAAATGAAATTGGCGAAGATTTTTATATATTTTCATATGATAAAGATTTTAACAAAGTAGCGACAGAACTCGGGCTTAATACTTTATAA
- a CDS encoding ribbon-helix-helix protein, CopG family, giving the protein MISLRLPPELERKLDSFAKSEGKSRTEIVKDSILEYIKNRGNSKTPFELGLDLFGKHYSENSDLAQNRKAYLQKAIGKKNEKRSSH; this is encoded by the coding sequence ATGATCAGTTTACGCTTACCGCCAGAACTAGAAAGAAAACTAGATTCATTTGCCAAATCAGAAGGAAAAAGTCGTACAGAAATTGTTAAAGATTCTATTCTGGAATATATCAAGAATCGGGGAAATAGCAAAACTCCATTTGAATTAGGTTTAGATTTATTTGGAAAACATTATTCTGAGAATTCTGATTTAGCTCAAAATAGGAAAGCTTACTTACAAAAAGCTATTGGAAAGAAGAATGAAAAACGTAGCTCTCATTGA
- a CDS encoding type II toxin-antitoxin system VapC family toxin, translating to MKNVALIDSGPIIALFNSKDKFHKHTLKFLKSYNGELVSSWPVITEIVYLLAFSVEAQSDFLEWIERGSIKIFDLNIEDLKYIKNRMRKYSDLPMDLADASLMCISEKMGIERIVSIDSDFSIYKNLKGKFLQNLFKV from the coding sequence ATGAAAAACGTAGCTCTCATTGATTCTGGTCCAATTATTGCTTTATTCAATTCCAAAGATAAGTTTCACAAACACACTTTAAAATTTCTTAAATCTTATAATGGAGAATTAGTTTCTTCTTGGCCAGTAATTACTGAAATTGTTTACTTGCTTGCTTTCTCTGTTGAAGCACAATCAGACTTTCTTGAATGGATTGAAAGAGGAAGTATCAAGATATTTGATTTAAACATTGAGGATCTTAAATACATTAAAAATCGAATGAGAAAGTATTCAGATTTACCTATGGATTTAGCTGATGCTTCCTTAATGTGCATTTCTGAAAAAATGGGAATTGAACGGATTGTTAGTATTGATTCGGACTTCTCCATTTACAAAAACTTAAAAGGGAAATTTTTACAGAACCTTTTTAAAGTATAA